One Sphingomonas endolithica genomic window, CATGTCGGGGCGGGAATAGCGGGGGATCATGGCGGGTCCTTGAATAGCCGAGCAGCGTCGGGTCGTCGCGCGAGTCATTCAAGTCGCGACGGGGCGGCAGGTAGCAGGGACGGATCGTGGCTTCAAATGGCAAGGCGCCTGAACAAAGCGCCCGCCGCCGGGTTGATCGGTGATGTGGCAGGCGGCTGACGGGAGCGTCTGCGGTGCGCAGGATTAGGAGAACGCGAATGGTGAAGTTTGTCCTGCTCGGCGGCGCGATGATCATCGCCGCTCCGGCGCTCGCCCATACGGCACTGCCATCGACCAGCGGACCACAAGCGCCTGCCGCGCAAGTGCCCGACAGAGGCGCCGGCGCCCGCGCACCGGCTGGAATGGCTACAGAAGCATTGCCCCCAAGCAGTGCGGACGCCTCGCAAGCGGCACCTGCAGCGGCCCCGGCGAGCAAGGCGGAGCAGGTCGCACAGGTGGTCGACACCGAATTCCCGACCTACGACAAGGATTCGAGCGGCACGCTCAATGCGGCGGAATTCGCTGCGTGGATGGTGGCGCTGAAAACCGTGGCCGACCCCACCACCAAGGCCGACAGCCCGGCGCTCAAGACCTGGGTCGGGCAGGCCTTTGCCAATGCCGATGCGGACCAGAGCAAATCGGTGTCGAAGAAGGAACTGAATGGCTTTTTGTCGCAAGGCGGCTGAGGCGTCTGCTGGCCAGCCCAGCCACCCAACCGTCACCCCGGACTTGTTCCCAGGTCCCCCGTGCAGCACGGGCTGTCTTCAAAACACATCGTCCTCAAAAGCCGCGTGGTGGATCCCGCACTGGTCCGGCAGTTATACCGATCCGACAAGTAGCATCGTCATCCTGAACTTGTTTCAGGATCCAGGCGCGGTCAGTGACCATAAAGACGGTGCCCGTGGTACAAATGACCGCGCCTGGATGCTGAAACGAGTTCAGCATGACGGTATTTGCTTGGCGGAGATAAGCACCGAACACGTCCGGGGTGACAGGGCGGGGCGCAAACCAACGCCCCCACCCCTAGATCAAACCCAGCGCCCTTAAACTGGCATGCCCGCCGGTGCCGATGATGATATGGTCATGCACCGCGATATTGAGCCGCTTGCCCGCCTCCATGATGCTGCGCGTGAGATCGATGTCGGCGCGGCTGGGTGAGGGGTCACCGCTGGGATGATTGTGGACCAGGATGATCGCCGCCGAGCCGAGATCGATCGCCCGGCGGATCACCTCGCGGATATGCACGGCGGCCTGGTCGATCGATCCCTCGCTCATCAATTCGTCGCGAATCAGCATGTTGCGCGTATTGAGATGCAGCACGCGGACGCGCTCGATCGGATGATGCGCCATGTCGGCGCGCAGGTAATCCAGCAGCGCCTGCCAGTTGGCGAGCACCGGACGGTCGGCGATCTCCGCCTTGACCAGACGGATGGCGGCGGCGTGGGCGATCTTGAGCGCGGCGATCGACGTTTCGCCCATTCCGGGGACGCGCGACAATGCCTGCGCGTCGGCGGTGAGCAGCCCGCCGATACCGCCGAATTCGCGCAGCAGGGCTTTGGCGAGCGGCTTGGTGTCGCGCCGCGGAATGGCGAGCGCCAGCAGATATTCGATCAGTTCGTGGTCGAGCAGCCCGTCGCCGCCAGTGTCGTTGAGCCGCTGGCGCAGGCGCGCGCGATGGCCAGCAGTATCAACTGATTCCGGGGCCGGCGGAGGCTCTGGCGTGCTCATGCAAGCTCACGAATAGCAGGGTGGAACGGGTGCGCAATGACATGTCGCAGCCTGGTGTCGGCTGGTGGGGAGCCTCCTCATGGCGCGCGGGTGGGTCGCGCTGGAGTTGACTTGGCGCACCCCCTTTCCTAAACGGACGGCGCAACGGGGGCGTCGCTCCCACATTCCCTCGTCGCTGCACCCATGGTGTGGCGGCGTTTTCTTATTAGGACGTATCTGCACTTGGCCGACAACCGCCATACCGACGATCTGACCAGTCGCATTGCGAAAGCGCGCGGCGATGATCAGTCGCGCGTGGGCGGCGGGGCCGCGGGCCAGCCGGGCAAGGGCTATTCGCAGGGCGGTCGCGTACTCGCTCTGTTGCTTGGCGCCTTGTTCGGCGGCGGGATCATCGGTTGGGCGATCGACCATTGGTTCGATACCTCGCCCTGGGGCCTGCTGATCGTCCTCACGCTCGCCATTATCGGTGCGTTCGTGAACATCATGAAGATTTCGAAGGAGCGCGCAGAGTGACTGTCGCAGCGAGCGCCGGCAAGATCGATCCGATGGAACAGTTCCTGGTGGAGCCGGTGCTCGGCCGCCACATGGAATTGTTCGGCTACGACGTGTCCTTCACCAACTCGGCCCTGTTCATGGTCGTGGTGTTCGTGCTGCTCGCCGTGTTCATGGTCGGCGGCATGAAGCGCGAGCTTATTCCTGGCCGCTGGCAGGTGATGGCCGAAGGCGCGGTCGGGTTCATCGACAACATGGTCAACGTGAACATCGGCTCGGGCGGCAAGAAGTTCGCGCCGTACATCTTCTCGCTGTTCTTCTTCATCCTCTTTGCCAACCTGATCGGCGTCATGCCGCTGGCGGTGGTGCCGGGCTTGCATACCTTTGCGGTGACCAGCCACATCACGGTCACCGCGGTGCTGGCATTCCTGTCGTTCGCGATCGTGCTGATCGTCGGCTTCGCCCGGCATGGCTTGAAGTTCTTCAGCCTGTTCGTGCCGGCTGGCACGCCATGGTGGCTGTTGTGGCTGATCCCGCCGGTCGAGTTGCTGTCGTTCATGGTCCGCCCGTTCTCGCTGGCACTGCGACTGTTCGTCGCGATGACGGCGGGCCACATCCTGCTCGAAGTGTTCGGCAGCTTCGTGGTGCAGGGATTTGCCAGCGGCGGTCCGCTCGGCTGGATGGTCTCTATCCTCAGCTTCGTGATGATCGTCGGCGTCAGCGCGCTCGAACTGCTGGTCTGCGCGATCCAGGCCTATGTGTTCGCGTTGCTCACATCGCTATACCTTCACGACGCGGTGCATCTGCACTAGTCCCCGTTTCCAACAACAATATCGTATTTTCTGAGGAGTTTTGACATGACTGATCTTGGTGCAATGTATCTCGGTGCCGGCCTGGCAGCGATCGGTTGCGGCATCGCGTCGCTCGGCGTGGGCAACGTGTTCGCTAAGTATCTCGAAGGCGCGCTGCGCAACCCGAGCGCAGCAGACGGCCAGCAGGGCCGCCTGTTCATCGGCTTCGCCGGTGCCGAGCTTCTCGGCCTGATCGCGTTCGTCGTCGCGATCCTCATCCTCTTCGTCGTTCGCTAAGACCAGCGACCCCGAAGGAAGTATCGCCATGCCACAGATTTCCCAGATCGGTGAGATTTACGCGTCGCAGCTGTTCTGGCTCGCGATCGTGTTCGCGCTGATCTATTTCGGGATCGGCAAGGCGATGGTCCCCAAGATCGAGCGCACGATCGAAGATCGTGCCGCGCGTGTCTCGGGTGACCTGCTCGCCGCTCATCAGGCGAACGAGACGGCGCAAGGGCTGGAGACCGCTTACCAGAGCGGCCTCGACACGGCTCGCGCGCAGTCGCTCAAGACGGTCGGTGCCGCCAAGGAACAGGCAATCGCCTCGACCGAGGCGACGCTGAAGATCGGTGATGCGCAGGCGCATGACCGGATCGCCGCGGCGACCGTACGGATCGATGATGCCAAGGCTGCGGCCGAGGCGGAGATCGAGACGGCAACGGTCGATGCGGTGCAGGATATCGTCGCCAAGCTTTCGGGCGTGGCGGTGGATCGTGCGACGGTCGAGCAGAAGGTAAGGGCGGAACGCGCGCATGGCTGAGGGGCACGCAATGGAAGCGGTCGCGGAAACCGGCGTGGCAGAACTGCACCATATGCCGACGGCATTCGGCATCTCGGCGCCGGGCTTCGTCGCTTTGTCGATGCTCGTCGTCATCCTGATCATGCTGTGGCAGAAGGTGCCGGCACTGATCGCTCGGATGCTCGATGCCAAGATTGCGACGATCCGGCACGATCTGGACGAAGCGG contains:
- the radC gene encoding RadC family protein, with protein sequence MSTPEPPPAPESVDTAGHRARLRQRLNDTGGDGLLDHELIEYLLALAIPRRDTKPLAKALLREFGGIGGLLTADAQALSRVPGMGETSIAALKIAHAAAIRLVKAEIADRPVLANWQALLDYLRADMAHHPIERVRVLHLNTRNMLIRDELMSEGSIDQAAVHIREVIRRAIDLGSAAIILVHNHPSGDPSPSRADIDLTRSIMEAGKRLNIAVHDHIIIGTGGHASLRALGLI
- a CDS encoding EF-hand domain-containing protein, with product MVKFVLLGGAMIIAAPALAHTALPSTSGPQAPAAQVPDRGAGARAPAGMATEALPPSSADASQAAPAAAPASKAEQVAQVVDTEFPTYDKDSSGTLNAAEFAAWMVALKTVADPTTKADSPALKTWVGQAFANADADQSKSVSKKELNGFLSQGG
- a CDS encoding F0F1 ATP synthase subunit C, which gives rise to MYLGAGLAAIGCGIASLGVGNVFAKYLEGALRNPSAADGQQGRLFIGFAGAELLGLIAFVVAILILFVVR
- a CDS encoding AtpZ/AtpI family protein, which produces MADNRHTDDLTSRIAKARGDDQSRVGGGAAGQPGKGYSQGGRVLALLLGALFGGGIIGWAIDHWFDTSPWGLLIVLTLAIIGAFVNIMKISKERAE
- a CDS encoding F0F1 ATP synthase subunit A, with protein sequence MEQFLVEPVLGRHMELFGYDVSFTNSALFMVVVFVLLAVFMVGGMKRELIPGRWQVMAEGAVGFIDNMVNVNIGSGGKKFAPYIFSLFFFILFANLIGVMPLAVVPGLHTFAVTSHITVTAVLAFLSFAIVLIVGFARHGLKFFSLFVPAGTPWWLLWLIPPVELLSFMVRPFSLALRLFVAMTAGHILLEVFGSFVVQGFASGGPLGWMVSILSFVMIVGVSALELLVCAIQAYVFALLTSLYLHDAVHLH
- a CDS encoding ATPase — its product is MPQISQIGEIYASQLFWLAIVFALIYFGIGKAMVPKIERTIEDRAARVSGDLLAAHQANETAQGLETAYQSGLDTARAQSLKTVGAAKEQAIASTEATLKIGDAQAHDRIAAATVRIDDAKAAAEAEIETATVDAVQDIVAKLSGVAVDRATVEQKVRAERAHG